A part of Onthophagus taurus isolate NC chromosome 7, IU_Otau_3.0, whole genome shotgun sequence genomic DNA contains:
- the LOC111415062 gene encoding ras-like GTP-binding protein Rho1 isoform X2, with product MAAIRKKLVIVGDGACGKTCLLIVFSKDQFPEVYVPTVFENYVADIEVDGKQVELALWDTAGQEDYDRLRPLSYPDTDVILMCFSVDSPDSLENIPEKWTPEVKHFCPNVPIILVGNKKDLRNDLNTIKELSKMRQEPVKPQDGRAMAEKINAFEYLECSAKSKEGVREVFETATRAALQVKKKKKRPCILF from the coding sequence ATGGCTgcaatacgtaaaaaattggTAATTGTTGGTGATGGTGCATGTGGAAAAACATGTCTTTTAATAGTATTTAGTAAAGATCAATTTCCTGAAGTGTACGTACCGaccgtatttgaaaattacGTTGCTGATATTGAAGTTGATGGTAAACAAGTTGAATTGGCTTTATGGGATACAGCTGGACAAGAAGATTATGATCGTTTAAGACCATTAAGTTATCCGGATACCGATGTAATATTAATGTGTTTTTCTGTTGATTCACCGGATTCGTTGGAAAATATACCTGAAAAATGGACTCCGGaagtaaaacatttttgtccaAACGTTCCTATAATATTGGTTGGGAATAAAAAGGATTTACGAAATGATCTAAATACAATTAAGGAATTGAGTAAGATGCGTCAAGAACCGGTTAAACCTCAGGATGGTCGTGCGATGGCTGAAAAAATTAATGCGTTTGAATATCTTGAATGTTCTGCTAAAAGTAAAGAAGGCGTCCGAGAGGTTTTCGAAACCGCAACGAGGGCTGCACTTCAAgttaaaaagaagaagaaacgcCCCTGTATTCTCTTTTAA
- the LOC111415070 gene encoding putative peptidyl-tRNA hydrolase PTRHD1, with translation MASTIIQYVVLRKDLLKELNWPLGALIAQSCHAATAAMHLFYDDEHTKEYLKNLDSMHKVVLEANDEEAIVKLKETLDENGVKHKLWIEQPENIPTCLVTKPYPKEDVQKYFKKFKLFK, from the coding sequence ATGGCATCAACGATAATTCAATACGTTGTACTTCGTaaagatcttttaaaagaattaaattggcCGTTAGGTGCGTTAATAGCGCAATCGTGTCATGCGGCAACAGCGGCAATGCATTTATTTTACGATGATGAACATACCaaagaatatttaaagaatttggATTCGATGCATAAAGTGGTTTTAGAAGCTAACGATGAAGAAGCCATTGTTAAATTGAAGGAAACGTTGGATGAGAATGGGGTGAAACATAAACTGTGGATTGAACAGCCTGAAAATATTCCTACCTGTTTAGTTACAAAACCGTACCCGAAAGAAGATGTTCAAaagtattttaagaaatttaaattgtttaaataa
- the LOC111415062 gene encoding ras-like GTP-binding protein Rho1 isoform X1 — protein MFCCWSNGGETNRGPMAAIRKKLVIVGDGACGKTCLLIVFSKDQFPEVYVPTVFENYVADIEVDGKQVELALWDTAGQEDYDRLRPLSYPDTDVILMCFSVDSPDSLENIPEKWTPEVKHFCPNVPIILVGNKKDLRNDLNTIKELSKMRQEPVKPQDGRAMAEKINAFEYLECSAKSKEGVREVFETATRAALQVKKKKKRPCILF, from the exons ATGTTCTGTTGTTGGTCTAATGGTGGAGAGACAAACAGAG GTCCAATGGCTgcaatacgtaaaaaattggTAATTGTTGGTGATGGTGCATGTGGAAAAACATGTCTTTTAATAGTATTTAGTAAAGATCAATTTCCTGAAGTGTACGTACCGaccgtatttgaaaattacGTTGCTGATATTGAAGTTGATGGTAAACAAGTTGAATTGGCTTTATGGGATACAGCTGGACAAGAAGATTATGATCGTTTAAGACCATTAAGTTATCCGGATACCGATGTAATATTAATGTGTTTTTCTGTTGATTCACCGGATTCGTTGGAAAATATACCTGAAAAATGGACTCCGGaagtaaaacatttttgtccaAACGTTCCTATAATATTGGTTGGGAATAAAAAGGATTTACGAAATGATCTAAATACAATTAAGGAATTGAGTAAGATGCGTCAAGAACCGGTTAAACCTCAGGATGGTCGTGCGATGGCTGAAAAAATTAATGCGTTTGAATATCTTGAATGTTCTGCTAAAAGTAAAGAAGGCGTCCGAGAGGTTTTCGAAACCGCAACGAGGGCTGCACTTCAAgttaaaaagaagaagaaacgcCCCTGTATTCTCTTTTAA